The proteins below come from a single Stutzerimonas stutzeri RCH2 genomic window:
- a CDS encoding type 1 glutamine amidotransferase domain-containing protein: MSQSLAGKRVAILVTDGFEQVELTGPKEALENAGATAEIVSAKNGEVTGWNHTTPASKFHVDKTFDGLDMNDYDALLLPGGVVNSDTIRTDETAQQLVRDAAAANKPIAVICHGGWLLISAGLVKGKRMTSWPSLTDDLKNAGAEWVDQEVVVDGQLISSRKPDDIPAFSQALVEALSA, translated from the coding sequence ATGAGCCAATCTCTCGCTGGCAAGCGCGTGGCAATACTGGTGACCGACGGCTTCGAGCAGGTCGAGCTGACCGGGCCGAAGGAGGCGTTGGAAAATGCCGGAGCGACCGCGGAGATCGTTTCGGCCAAGAATGGCGAGGTGACCGGATGGAACCACACCACGCCGGCCAGCAAGTTTCACGTAGACAAGACCTTCGACGGCCTCGATATGAATGACTACGACGCGCTGCTGCTGCCCGGTGGCGTGGTCAATTCCGACACCATTCGCACCGACGAAACCGCACAACAGCTGGTGCGCGATGCCGCCGCGGCGAACAAGCCGATCGCGGTGATCTGCCATGGCGGCTGGCTGCTGATCTCGGCCGGCCTGGTCAAGGGCAAGCGCATGACCAGCTGGCCCTCGCTTACCGACGACCTGAAGAACGCCGGCGCCGAATGGGTGGACCAGGAGGTGGTGGTGGACGGTCAGCTGATCAGCAGCCGCAAACCGGATGACATCCCGGCGTTCAGCCAGGCGCTGGTCGAGGCCCTGTCCGCCTGA
- a CDS encoding class I SAM-dependent rRNA methyltransferase, with protein MTLPSLRLKANADRRLRAGHLWVYSNEVDTAATPLAGFVAGDQAVLEAAGGKPLGIVGVSPNNLICARLLSRDLKHSLDKSLLVHRIKVALSLRERLFEQPCYRLVYGDSDLLPGLVVDRFFDILVVQLASATMERNKDAVLEALVQVLKPSGVLWKNDSSARDAEGLERYVDTAFGVVPEWVALEENGVKFEAPVMQGQKTGWFYDHRMNRARLAPYVKGKRVLDLFSYIGGWGVQAAAFGASEVFCVDASAFALDGVERNAALNGVAEKMTCVEGDAFEAMKELKNAEERFEVVITDPPAFIKRKKDLKNGEAAYRRLNEAAMRLLNKDGILVSASCSMHLPEDDLQNILLGSARHLDRNIQLLERGAQGPDHPVHPAIPETRYIKSLTCRILPNS; from the coding sequence ATGACCCTGCCCAGCCTGCGCCTCAAAGCCAACGCCGATCGCCGCCTGCGCGCCGGCCACCTCTGGGTCTACAGCAACGAAGTCGACACCGCGGCCACGCCGCTGGCCGGCTTCGTCGCAGGGGACCAGGCTGTGCTCGAAGCGGCCGGCGGCAAGCCGCTGGGCATCGTCGGGGTATCGCCGAACAATCTGATCTGTGCGCGGTTGCTGTCGCGCGACCTCAAGCACAGCCTGGACAAGTCGCTGCTGGTGCATCGCATCAAGGTTGCCCTGAGCCTGCGCGAGCGACTGTTCGAGCAGCCCTGCTACCGCCTGGTCTACGGCGATTCCGACCTGCTGCCGGGGCTGGTCGTCGACCGTTTCTTCGACATCCTCGTCGTGCAGCTCGCCTCGGCCACCATGGAGCGCAACAAGGACGCCGTGCTCGAAGCGCTGGTACAGGTGCTCAAGCCCAGCGGCGTACTGTGGAAGAACGACTCCAGCGCCCGTGACGCCGAGGGCCTCGAGCGCTACGTCGATACTGCGTTCGGTGTGGTCCCGGAATGGGTGGCACTGGAAGAGAACGGCGTGAAGTTCGAGGCGCCGGTCATGCAGGGCCAGAAGACTGGCTGGTTCTATGACCACCGCATGAACCGCGCGCGCCTGGCGCCTTACGTCAAGGGCAAGCGCGTGCTCGACCTGTTCAGCTACATCGGTGGCTGGGGCGTACAGGCGGCGGCCTTCGGCGCCAGCGAAGTGTTCTGCGTCGATGCCTCAGCGTTCGCGCTGGATGGTGTCGAGCGTAACGCCGCGCTCAATGGCGTGGCCGAGAAGATGACCTGCGTCGAGGGCGATGCCTTCGAGGCGATGAAGGAACTGAAGAACGCGGAAGAGCGCTTCGAGGTGGTGATCACCGATCCGCCGGCCTTCATCAAGCGCAAGAAGGACCTGAAGAACGGTGAGGCCGCCTACCGTCGCCTCAACGAAGCAGCCATGCGTCTGCTGAACAAGGACGGCATTCTGGTCAGCGCCAGTTGCTCGATGCATCTGCCCGAGGACGACCTGCAGAACATCCTGCTCGGCAGCGCGCGCCATCTGGACCGCAACATCCAGCTGCTCGAGCGCGGCGCCCAGGGCCCGGATCATCCGGTGCATCCGGCAATACCCGAGACACGCTACATCAAGAGCCTGACCTGCCGCATCCTGCCCAACAGCTGA
- the mutM gene encoding bifunctional DNA-formamidopyrimidine glycosylase/DNA-(apurinic or apyrimidinic site) lyase, producing the protein MPELPEVETTRRGIEPHLLGQRVDRVLVRDRRLRWPVPEDLDVRLSGQRIDAVERRAKYLLIKAETGTLIVHLGMSGSLRLVDAAQPVGKHDHVDILLESGQALRYTDPRRFGAMLWSEEPLAHVLLASLGPEPLGEDFDGDRLYRLSRGRSMAVKPFIMDNAVVVGVGNIYASEALFAAGIDPRRPAGSISRARYLKLGEEVRRILAMAIERGGTTLRDFVGGDGKPGYFQQELFVYGRAGEFCKSCGSTLREIRLGQRASVYCSRCQR; encoded by the coding sequence ATGCCCGAACTCCCAGAAGTTGAAACTACCCGTCGTGGCATCGAGCCGCACCTGCTCGGTCAGCGCGTCGACCGCGTGCTGGTGCGCGACCGGCGCCTGCGCTGGCCGGTTCCGGAGGACCTTGATGTGCGCCTGTCCGGCCAGCGTATCGATGCCGTCGAGCGGCGCGCCAAGTACCTGCTGATCAAGGCCGAAACCGGCACATTGATCGTCCATCTGGGTATGTCAGGCAGCCTGCGCCTGGTGGACGCGGCGCAGCCGGTGGGCAAGCACGATCACGTCGATATTCTGCTGGAGTCCGGCCAGGCACTGCGCTACACCGACCCGCGGCGTTTCGGCGCGATGCTCTGGAGCGAGGAGCCTCTCGCCCATGTGCTGCTGGCGAGCCTCGGACCCGAGCCGCTGGGTGAGGATTTCGACGGCGACCGGCTGTATCGGCTGTCCCGCGGGCGGAGCATGGCGGTCAAGCCGTTCATCATGGACAACGCCGTGGTGGTGGGCGTCGGCAATATCTATGCGAGCGAGGCGCTGTTCGCCGCCGGCATCGACCCGCGGCGCCCGGCAGGAAGCATCTCGCGAGCGCGTTACCTGAAACTGGGCGAGGAAGTCCGACGGATACTGGCGATGGCCATCGAGCGCGGCGGCACGACCCTGCGCGACTTCGTCGGCGGCGACGGCAAGCCCGGTTACTTCCAGCAGGAGCTGTTCGTCTACGGACGGGCCGGCGAATTCTGCAAGAGCTGCGGCTCGACCCTGCGCGAGATTCGTCTCGGTCAGCGCGCCAGTGTCTATTGCAGCCGTTGCCAGCGTTGA
- a CDS encoding DUF4153 domain-containing protein: MEQTGEARPLKIYLAVGVLQGLVLWAASEAWPHSTGWRVLCSALLAFTVIGGWQVQLLWGGLREAGRWRLVLAAAVLPAVLAGGLALQFDQPRWYYLGESVGTLLLWSNLILAYVLTPFIQARDADHRWRVDYAALYRHAINNGLLLFMALLMLAAFWLLIWLWAGLFKLVGIRIFATLFESSGFIWIASATVVAIGLWIGLERGQVVDALRNVLQAMCRFLLPLTVLILLIFVVCLPFTGLQPLWETRHATPILLAMVFAHVALLNGVVQDGRQAVHYPRALRVLVDASSLCLPLLAALAVYALWLRIDQYGLTPDRVVAVGATLVALLHALALMAAVLQRRDGWLAGLRRSNPLLALISVALLLLMHLPPLSPLQLSAANQYQRLLDERVPTERTDLGALRFQLGQPGRDHLEKLRQRLAEPGLADAHREQLQADLQRLDKADSYWNWRHEHDMANTAPVPWIGEPLEEAGGELSQAIATQGCDGDCTLFAVDLDDDSQPEVLLLRGARPRVVTVLGRGDTGGWRWIGHLRTTDQQTLDGETLRQQIERGALQVVAPRFKALEIDGIRLEPAITE, translated from the coding sequence ATGGAACAGACAGGCGAAGCCCGGCCACTGAAGATCTACCTGGCTGTTGGGGTGCTACAGGGTTTGGTCCTTTGGGCAGCCAGTGAGGCGTGGCCACACTCCACGGGCTGGCGGGTCCTGTGCTCGGCACTGCTGGCGTTCACGGTGATTGGCGGCTGGCAGGTGCAGCTGCTCTGGGGCGGGCTGCGCGAGGCCGGACGCTGGCGTCTGGTGCTTGCCGCTGCCGTGTTGCCGGCCGTGCTGGCGGGTGGTCTCGCACTGCAATTCGACCAGCCGCGCTGGTATTACCTGGGTGAATCCGTCGGCACCCTGCTGCTCTGGAGCAACCTGATCCTGGCTTATGTGCTGACACCCTTCATCCAGGCGCGGGATGCCGATCATCGCTGGCGTGTCGACTACGCCGCGCTGTATCGGCATGCCATCAACAACGGGCTATTGCTGTTCATGGCGCTGCTGATGCTGGCGGCGTTCTGGCTGCTGATCTGGCTCTGGGCCGGCTTGTTCAAGCTGGTCGGCATCAGGATCTTCGCAACGCTGTTCGAGTCCTCCGGCTTTATCTGGATTGCCAGCGCGACGGTGGTCGCCATTGGACTGTGGATCGGCCTGGAACGCGGTCAGGTGGTCGATGCGCTGCGCAACGTGCTGCAGGCGATGTGTCGCTTCCTGCTGCCGCTGACGGTGCTGATCCTGCTGATCTTCGTGGTTTGCCTGCCGTTCACCGGCCTGCAGCCGTTGTGGGAAACCCGCCATGCGACGCCGATCCTGCTGGCCATGGTGTTCGCTCATGTCGCGCTGTTGAACGGCGTCGTTCAGGATGGCCGGCAAGCGGTGCATTACCCACGGGCGCTGCGCGTGCTGGTCGACGCCAGCTCCCTGTGCCTGCCGCTGCTGGCTGCTCTTGCGGTGTACGCGCTCTGGCTGCGGATCGATCAATACGGGCTCACGCCTGATCGAGTGGTGGCGGTCGGGGCGACGCTGGTTGCGCTGCTGCACGCGCTGGCGCTGATGGCGGCGGTGCTGCAACGGCGGGATGGCTGGTTGGCCGGCTTGCGCCGGAGCAACCCGCTGCTGGCGCTGATTTCGGTGGCGCTGTTGCTGCTCATGCATCTGCCACCGTTGAGCCCGTTGCAGCTCAGCGCGGCCAACCAGTACCAGCGCCTGCTCGACGAGCGGGTGCCGACAGAACGCACCGACCTTGGCGCATTACGCTTCCAGCTGGGACAACCCGGCCGCGACCATCTGGAAAAGCTGCGCCAGCGCCTGGCCGAGCCTGGCCTCGCAGACGCGCATCGGGAGCAACTGCAGGCAGACCTGCAGCGATTGGACAAGGCCGACAGCTACTGGAACTGGCGACACGAGCACGATATGGCCAATACCGCACCGGTGCCCTGGATCGGCGAGCCTCTCGAGGAGGCCGGTGGCGAGTTGTCACAGGCCATCGCGACCCAGGGCTGTGACGGGGACTGCACCCTGTTTGCCGTCGATCTAGATGACGACAGCCAGCCTGAGGTGCTTTTGTTGCGCGGTGCACGGCCGCGGGTCGTGACGGTGCTGGGGCGTGGCGATACCGGCGGCTGGCGCTGGATCGGGCACCTGCGCACGACCGATCAGCAAACGCTCGACGGCGAGACGCTCAGGCAGCAGATCGAGCGTGGCGCTTTACAGGTGGTAGCGCCGCGCTTCAAGGCGCTGGAGATCGACGGCATTCGGCTGGAGCCGGCAATCACCGAATAG
- a CDS encoding HDOD domain-containing protein, whose product MAVDLSAEQISRVLQGISVPPQPQIMVDLQMEQVMPVPDLKAISRLISQDPGLSGALLKIVNSPYFGLANRIASIQQAVNLLGCNSVINLINAQSIKGEMSDETIVTLSRFWDTAQDVAMACLTLAKRIGYQSPDEAYTLGLFHNCGIPLMLKRFPGYMAVLEEAYASAGTEQRIVDIENRVLSTNHAVVGYFTAKSWNLPLHLCDAIANHHNALSLFSDDSGRDAPIKTLLAILKMAEHICACHRVLGAQPDDHEWESISQLVLEYVGLSEYDFLCLKESIRELGVG is encoded by the coding sequence ATGGCCGTTGACCTCTCCGCCGAACAGATTAGCCGGGTGCTGCAAGGCATCAGCGTGCCTCCGCAACCGCAAATCATGGTCGACCTGCAGATGGAGCAGGTCATGCCCGTTCCGGATCTGAAGGCCATCTCGCGGCTGATCAGCCAGGACCCGGGACTGTCCGGCGCATTGCTGAAGATCGTCAATTCGCCATATTTCGGCCTCGCCAACCGCATCGCTTCCATTCAGCAGGCAGTGAATCTGCTGGGCTGCAATTCGGTGATCAACCTGATCAATGCCCAGTCGATCAAGGGCGAGATGAGTGACGAAACCATCGTCACCCTCAGCCGATTCTGGGATACCGCACAGGATGTCGCGATGGCCTGCCTGACCCTTGCCAAGCGCATCGGCTACCAGTCGCCGGATGAGGCATACACCCTGGGCCTGTTCCATAACTGCGGTATCCCGTTGATGCTCAAGCGCTTCCCCGGCTACATGGCGGTGCTGGAGGAGGCCTATGCAAGCGCCGGGACTGAACAGCGCATCGTCGACATCGAGAACCGCGTGCTCAGCACCAACCATGCGGTGGTTGGTTACTTCACCGCCAAGTCGTGGAACCTGCCGTTGCACCTGTGCGATGCCATCGCCAATCACCACAACGCCCTGTCGTTGTTCTCCGACGACTCGGGACGCGATGCACCGATCAAGACGCTGCTGGCGATCCTCAAGATGGCCGAGCACATCTGTGCCTGCCATCGCGTGCTCGGCGCTCAGCCGGATGATCATGAGTGGGAAAGCATCTCCCAGCTGGTGCTCGAATATGTCGGGCTCTCGGAATACGATTTTCTCTGCCTCAAGGAAAGCATCCGCGAGCTGGGCGTGGGCTGA
- the ilvD gene encoding dihydroxy-acid dehydratase → MPDYRSKTSTHGRNMAGARALWRATGMKDEDFKKPIIAIANSFTQFVPGHVHLKDLGQLVAREIEKHGGVAKEFNTIAVDDGIAMGHDGMLYSLPSREIIADSVEYMVNAHCADAIVCISNCDKITPGMLMAALRLNIPVVFVSGGPMEAGKTKLASHGLDLVDAMVIAADESASDEKVAEYERSACPTCGSCSGMFTANSMNCLAEALGLALPGNGSTLATHSDREQLFLRAGRTVVELCKRYYGEGDESVLPRNIASRRAFENAMTLDIAMGGSTNTILHLLAAAQEAEVDFDLRAIDALSRKVPQLCKVAPNIQKYHMEDVHRAGGIFSILGELARGGLLHTDVPTVHSRTLAEGIAQWDITQTQDEAVHTFFKAGPAGIPTQTAFSQSTRWDSLDDDRENGCIRSVEHAYSQEGGLAVLYGNIALDGCVVKTAGVDESIHVFEGTAKIYESQDSAVKGILADEVKAGDIVIIRYEGPKGGPGMQEMLYPTSYLKSKGLGKDCALLTDGRFSGGTSGLSIGHASPEAAAGGAIGLVRDGDKVLIDIPNRSIQLQVSDEELSHRRIEQDKKGWKPAQPRTRKVTTALKAYALLATSADKGAVRNKALLDG, encoded by the coding sequence ATGCCTGATTACCGTTCGAAAACCTCCACGCACGGCCGCAACATGGCCGGTGCCCGCGCGCTGTGGCGTGCCACCGGCATGAAGGACGAAGACTTCAAGAAGCCGATCATCGCCATCGCCAACTCGTTCACCCAGTTCGTCCCCGGTCACGTGCATCTGAAGGACCTCGGTCAGCTGGTCGCTCGCGAGATCGAGAAGCACGGCGGCGTCGCCAAGGAATTCAACACCATCGCGGTCGATGACGGCATCGCCATGGGCCACGACGGCATGCTCTATTCGCTGCCCTCGCGCGAAATCATCGCCGACTCGGTGGAATACATGGTCAACGCGCATTGCGCCGACGCCATCGTCTGCATCTCCAACTGCGACAAGATCACCCCCGGCATGCTGATGGCCGCCCTGCGCCTGAACATCCCGGTGGTGTTCGTCTCCGGCGGCCCGATGGAAGCCGGCAAGACCAAGCTGGCCAGCCACGGCCTGGATCTGGTCGACGCCATGGTCATCGCTGCCGATGAAAGCGCGTCCGATGAAAAGGTCGCCGAATACGAGCGCAGCGCCTGCCCGACGTGCGGCAGCTGCTCCGGCATGTTCACCGCCAACTCGATGAACTGTTTGGCCGAAGCCCTGGGCCTGGCCCTGCCCGGCAACGGTTCGACCCTGGCCACCCACAGCGACCGCGAGCAGCTGTTCCTGCGCGCCGGCCGCACCGTCGTCGAGCTGTGCAAGCGCTATTACGGCGAGGGCGACGAATCGGTCCTGCCGCGCAACATCGCCAGCCGCCGCGCGTTCGAGAATGCCATGACGCTCGATATCGCCATGGGTGGCTCGACCAACACCATTCTTCACCTGCTGGCCGCCGCTCAGGAAGCCGAGGTCGATTTCGACCTGCGCGCCATCGACGCCCTGTCACGCAAGGTGCCGCAGCTGTGCAAAGTCGCGCCGAACATCCAGAAATACCACATGGAAGACGTGCACCGCGCCGGCGGCATCTTCTCCATCCTTGGCGAACTGGCCCGTGGCGGCCTGCTGCACACTGACGTACCCACCGTGCATAGCCGGACCCTTGCTGAAGGCATCGCCCAATGGGACATCACCCAGACCCAGGACGAAGCGGTACACACCTTCTTCAAGGCCGGCCCGGCCGGTATTCCGACGCAAACGGCATTCAGCCAGTCGACCCGCTGGGACAGCCTGGATGACGACCGCGAAAACGGCTGCATCCGCAGCGTCGAGCACGCCTACTCGCAGGAAGGCGGTCTGGCTGTGCTGTACGGCAACATCGCGCTGGATGGCTGCGTGGTGAAGACCGCGGGCGTGGACGAATCCATCCACGTCTTCGAAGGCACGGCGAAGATCTACGAAAGCCAGGACAGCGCCGTGAAGGGCATCCTCGCTGACGAGGTGAAGGCCGGCGACATCGTCATCATTCGCTACGAAGGCCCGAAAGGCGGCCCCGGCATGCAAGAAATGCTCTATCCGACCTCGTACCTCAAGTCCAAAGGGCTGGGCAAGGATTGCGCCCTGCTCACCGACGGCCGTTTCTCCGGCGGCACCTCGGGCCTGTCCATCGGCCACGCCTCGCCGGAAGCGGCGGCGGGCGGCGCCATTGGCCTGGTGCGCGATGGCGACAAGGTGCTGATCGACATCCCCAACCGCAGCATCCAGCTGCAGGTCAGCGATGAAGAGCTGTCCCACCGCCGCATCGAGCAGGACAAGAAGGGCTGGAAACCCGCCCAGCCGCGCACCCGCAAGGTGACCACGGCGCTCAAGGCGTACGCCCTGCTGGCTACCAGTGCCGACAAGGGTGCGGTGCGCAACAAGGCGCTGCTGGACGGCTGA